The genomic segment GCCAAGGTTCGGAACGGGGACGGGGGCGACATCCGTCCCAACCAGAATATCTACACCGGCCCTGTGAAGATCCATCACATTTTTAAAGCTATTTTCTATATTGCCTTGCGGGAAAGTATTAAAGCTTGAGTTCAGAATATCGATCCATTCCGGACTTAATTTGGAATGAACACGTGGGTCATTCGCCAATTGCGATGCTGGATTCCCAAGAATGGATGAGTTCAAAACCAAGCACGGTGTAACAAACGCGCCAGAATCGACGATGGATTGCACTAGCTCCGGCGTGTAATCGGGCCTGTCGATAAACAGGTGGCCCAATCCGTCTACGCCAAGATCGATGGCGGTTTGGGAAGAATTAGCAGTCAAGACGTGGGCGATGACGATTTTATCGAATTTATGGGCTTCTTCCACGGCTGCTTTTAGAATTTCGTCGCTTAAAACAGGCAGTCCAGGAGCGCCCATGACTGTTCCTTCTTCTATCATAATTTTTACATAGTCTGCTCCATTCTCCACCTGGGTATGAACATGTTTAATCGCTTCTTCCACCGTTGTTACTTGTGGCACTTCTTCGTGATCGTGGGCGTAAGCAGCTAGCATAGCTTCCCGGTCATCCTTCGATAACTTCTCCAATTCCTTTAATACGAAATCTGGAATCTCATCCCCATCTGGCAGCAATTCATCCGGGTGACCACCAGGAGCGGTGACTGCCGTACCTGCAGAACGGACATCGGCGATATCATCCGTATTTTTCAATTGAATCGCCCGTCCTCTTTCTGTAAAGTCACCGTTCATTTCGATTTCTGTTGTCACGCCGAAATTTAATGCATCCCGTAATCCACCGATGGAAGTATGAACATGCGCATCAATTAAGCCCGGCAATAATGTTGCATCCTCAGCATCGATGATTGTTGCATTCGCCGGAATGTCGCCACCTACTGCAAAAATGGTTTCCCCTTTGATGACAATACTCCTTGATTCTATTACTTTTTCTCCATCGAAAATACGCACATTCGTAATAGCAGTAATTTTTTCCGCCGAAGAGCTTTGAACTACATTCATCATATTGTTATCCTCCTTGGATACGTCTTATAACAATTCGAATCATAACTGTTAGTTAACTAACTGTCAACAAGCTAATATTAAATTGACATGAAAGGAGGATATTTGTATAGTTTACTTACTAACAGTTAGTTTTCTAATAATATGAGGAGGTACGCTCATGAAGCCTCACAAGAATACGCCTTATCTGGATTTGTTTCAGGTTATTGGGCTTAAGTTAAAGAAAAAAGCGGACGAGAGCATAAAAGAGTTAGGGTTAAACGCTCAACAAGGAAAAATAATTGGCTATATCTACGAAAACCAAGAAACTGAATTAATTCAGAGGGATCTTGCTGATCGGTTTCATCTACGCGGGGCTAGCATCACAGCTATGCTTCAAGGTCTTGAGCAAAGAGGATTCATCGAGCGGAAAATCCCAGTCAATAATGAACGACAAAAAAATATTTATGTTTTGCCAAAGGCCGTTGAATTGATTGAAGATTTTAATGAATCCTTTCAAAAAGTGGAGGACGAAATCGTTCAAGTCCTTTCCGAAGATGAGAAACAAATCTTAAAGGAATTGTTGATCAAAATTAATGAACGCTTATAATTGCATTTGGAATCTGCCCCGTAGATTGGGGTACTTAATTCAACTAACTGAGAACTATAGTGAATCGCCTACAATCTGGCCGCCGATTACTTTCGGTGGCTTTCCGTGCTTATTAAGCAGATTTGATCAAAACTGCAGGTGGGGTAAAAAGTTGACAGTTACGCTCCGCGGCGCATTTTTCGCCGATAGCCCCGTTAAGCTGAACCTTACAATAAGTGAAGATGAACGTCAGATTGGCTATCACGAATCCTCTTTTCCGAACAAGCTTTCAATCAGCTCCCATACCTTCGGCTGTGAAGATGCATTAAAATCCAATTCAATGCCAACAGCCTGCCTTTGCCGGATTGATCCGGCCAAGGCAGGCTGCTGCTCTTCCTATTTGGTTACGTTAACCTCCATTTGGCTGCTTTCCGTGATGCCGCTATCGTTGGATAGCTCAACACGGTAAGTGTAAGTGCCTACAGCGCGGTCCGTTATAGTCGTAGATGCGCTTTGCGCGCCAGGCGTACTAGCCGTCAGCGTCTGCGTATCAATAAGCGTCCCATTTTCATACAAACGGTATTCGGTGGCGTTCGTTCCCCACCACATGTTCATCGTCACCTTGTAGCTGCCATCCCCGTCCCAGTTGTCATTGGACAGCACTGGCTGGCCGGGAAAAGCATCCTTAACCGTTACAGTATGAGGGGTACAGCTCGTCGTACCGAAGGAATTAGTCAGCTCGCAAGTGTACGTATACGTACCGTTTGCTTTTCCGGCAATATCTACAGACGCCGACTGTGCGGACGGCGAGTTGTCCGTTAATACCTTGCTAGCAATGAGCTCCCCATTCTCATACAGCTTATATACCGTACCATTTTGCCCATACCACAAATTCATCGTAATTTTGTAGCTGCCATCCAGCAGCCCGTTGTCATGCCCGTTATTGTCAGACAGCACCGGCTTGCCCGGAATTTCCGTTGCCTTCTCGGCTCCTGTCACTGTAATGACGACGGTTTTCGTCGTTTGCAGCCCGGCCTCATTGACCGCTGTCGCTGTAAAGGTATGCGTTCCAGCCCGGCCAGCCATGGACAGAACGTCGCCATTTACCACTGGATTGCCGTCAAAGGAAAGCGTCAGGCTCCGAATGCCCGATTCCGGGTCCTCTGCCGTTACCGCCACCGTCCAGCTGTCCGCTTCGGTCATCTGCTGCGGCGGCAAGCCTGCAATAACAGGAGGGGTTGTATCCTCCTCTTCCTGCGGCGCGCCCACATACTGAATGCGCGGCATTGGCGGCTCCTCCATGCCTGCTCCCAAATAGAAGCTGGTGTGCGGCGGCTGATTGTAAGCTACATTTTGCCATGCAATGCCAAGGCGATAGACAGGATCATGCATCAGTGTTCTAATCCGATGCTCGGTTACATCGGTCGTCGTATAAATGCGAAGCTCCGAGCTGTCTGTAGAACGCCACATTACTTCCTCGCGCCAATCGCCGAATAGATCGGCCTGCAAGCTCGGATTGGCCTTCGTCGAGTTGTTCGAAGAAGCGCCTGTCGCCGTAAGAAGGTTAACCGTTGTTTCATTCGTGTAATCCCACTTGTCGATCCGATTGTCATCCTGCAGCTCGCGCAGCAAATCGCCATCCCACCATACGCCGAAGTTGGTCGAGGTAGGGATATTCGTTGTAATCAGCTCACCGCGTGCATTGTATAGTCCTGTAATCGGAATATGCTGTGCATTTGTAATTGTAGCCGACCACATTTCCTCCCCAATATGGTTCGGGTCAATATCGGCTGACATTCCGCGTCCGGTATCTATGCCGGTGAAGACGCCCCAAAGGATTTCCCCAGTCGCTGCATCCCGCATCTCCATACCGTACTTGGAATCCGTATGCTCGTGTACACCAAACACTTCAAGCCCCGGACGCGTAGGGTCCAGATCGCCAAAGTGCAGAGCATCGCCATGACCTAGCCCTGTGTTGTAAAGCGGTTTACCGTCATCGTCAATCGCCATCGCGCCAAACGTAATTTCATCCTTGCCATCGTTGTCTACATCGCCAATCGACAGGTTGTGGTTGCCCTGCCCGGCATAAGAACCATAGCCTTCGGTGTTTGAATCAAATTTCCACTGCTGTGTCAGCTTTCCGTCACGGAAATTGTAGGCAGCCAATACCGTTCTTGTATAGTAGCCGCGGCTGAAAATAACGCTCGGATGCTCACCATCCAAATAGGCGACGCCCGCAAGAAAACGATCGACGCGATTGCCATATGCATCGCCCCAGGCGCTGACATCGCCGCGCGGTGGATCATATGCGACCGTATCCAGTGCACCGCCAGTCAAACCATTGAATACGGTCAAAAATTCCTGCCCCAGCAGCACGTAGCCGCTGCTATTGCGGTGATCGGCACTCGGATCGCCAATGACGCGGCCCAGGCCGTCAATCGTTCCATCGGCTGTTTTCATCGTGACTTCAGCGCGTCCATCTCCATCAAGATCGTAAACCATAAATTGCGTATAATGGGCGCCCGATCGGATGTTTGGCCCCATATTAATGCGCCATAGCCGTGTGCCGTCCATTTTGTAGGCGTCCATGTAGACGATGCCTGTATAGCCCGCCTGAGAATTATCCTTGCTGTTGGACGGTGTCCACATGAGCACAATTTCCAGCTCGCCATCCCCGTCAAGATCGCCAACGCTCGCATCGCCCGCATTGTACGTGTAAGGCTGGCCATCCTTTGTATAATCATCGGCTGGCTTTTGCAGCGGAATGGACAGATACGATTGGGTCCACACGCCGAAATCTTCAGTCGCCGGCTTCTCCACGCCGTTCAGAACAGCCGTCACCTGATAAACAGAGCTGTCTGTTCCTTCCGTATCGAGCAGGTTCGTGCTGCCTGTAATCGGCTCCGCATTCACTTTGCTGCCATCGCGGTACACATTAAAGGCGATGGATGATGGATCAAGCCCAAGCATCCGCCAGCCAATGTAGTTGCCCTCAGCCTTCTTCACCGCAACCGGGGCACGGTCCAAATACTCCATATTGCGATACAAAGTCGTCACGGCAGGCGACTCCAAGCTTTGGGACAGCTCAGAAATGCCGCCCGCATTCACAGATGCAACCTTGTAATAGTAAGGAATCGTCGTCAGCACCGTTGTGTCCGTATAGGCTGCTTCTGCGGACTTGCCAATTAACGTATAATCGCCATCCGCCTTGGTTGCCCGGTAAATATAGAACACTTTCGCATTGCTGACCGCATCCCAGCGGAATGTCAGATCATTTTTATTCGTTTCCACAAGCGTCAAGCCTGTCGGTATGGCTGCCGTTGGCACATTCGGATCAACCATCGACACAGCAAGTGCGTTGGAGGCTACCGATTCAAGCCCCGTATAGTCAACGGCTGTCACCGTATACACATAATTCAGACCGACATCAGCTGTCATATCGGCAAAGCTAAGCGCTGCCGTCTCGGTCAAAAGCTCTGCACTAGCGGCTACAGCAGCCTGGCGATAGACGCGGTAGGACGATGCGCCTTCCACAGCGTTCCATGCCAGGGCAGCCGTTACAGATTCATTTTCAAGCTCCAGTTCCGTCAGCGCTAGACCTGTCGGCGCCAGCAGCAGCGGCGTAATTTCCAGACCATTCAAATGAGCCGTTTGGCCGCTGAATACGAGGTTCATTTGACCATCCTTCACGGCAATCTGATTGAATACGCGCTCAGCAATAGACTCCTTGCCGGACGTAATCGTGCCGTAGTCGGCCCCTTCAATATTGACATTGGTCCGTGTTGAGCCAATCCAATCGCCCGTATACGTTTTGACCGAATAGGAACCGTTCGGCAAATCGACCTTGAACTCATAGCTGGCATTGAAATAAGCCACGAAATCGCGTCTCAGGTCGTCCGTTCCCGCCCCCCGGTCGCGGTCAATCATGCCTGTGCTGTTCGTTAGCCCATAGCCGAGCGCAGGCGTATAAAGCACATTGCGCGTAATTTCGGTATATCCCGCAGCAACAGGAGCTCCTACCGGTCCGAAATCAAACCGGTACTGCGCCGATTTGGTCGTAATCGATACTTCGCTGGATGGCAGCGATTCGCCGCGGCCATTAACAGCCGTTACCCGCACGGTATAAGACTTTCCTTCCAGCATTCCGCCAATGGTCAGGGTTGGCACCGTCGCTGTCCCAATCATGGCGTAAGCCGATTCAGGCTCGGAAGCCAGCTTGCGGTAAATTTTATAAATATCGGTGTTGTCCGAAGCGCTCCATTTCAGCACAGCACCGGCATTGCTGACACTGCCTGCAACGAGATGAGCTGGTGCATCTGGCACAGCATCAGGCTGTGCAATTTCGCGGACATAATCCGCCAGCGGCACCGAAAGCTGTTCAATGCCTCCTGCCAGCAGACGAGCGATTTGAATGGCCCCGTATTCCTGGAAATGCGTATTGTCCGCAGAGCCATTCGGGAAAGCGCCATAAATGCCTGGCTCCACATGAAGGAATACAGACAAGGAAGCTTGCGGGCCAATGGAGTTGTAGTAGGCGATACTGAGCGCACTCAGGTCAACCAGCTCCACATTCAGCTCGGCAGCTACCTCTTTCATGGCCTGCACATACTCTGGAAAGCTAATATTAAAAATGCCTGTATCCGCATTGAAATCGCGGCGGCCCATCGGCGTTACGAGGATCGGCGTCGCGCCCCGCTGTCTGGCACCGTTAACGTAGGTTTTCAAATAGTTTTTGTAATCGGCTGGCGAAGCATAGCGCTCAGGAACGCTAATCGTCGCATCATTGTGGCCGAATTGGACAAGGAAATAGTCCCCTGGACGAATCGTCCGCAATACTTCATCCAGACGGCCCTCTACAATAAAGGATTTGGAGCTGCGGCCGCCAATGGCATGATTTTTGAAAATAACATCATTGCTGAAGAAGCGCGGCAGCATTTGGCCCCAGCCAGCCTGTGGCTCCCAATAGGGATCATAGGTTTGAACGGTAGAATCCCCCGCAAGATATACCGCCTGCCGCTCTCCAGCCTGACGCTCCTGCTGCTTCTTAATAACAAGAGCATTCAGCTTGGGCGCGGACCCCGTAAATGCAAGATTGAGCTGCCCATCTACAAGCGCCAGCTGAAAGTCCATCTCCAGATATTGGCCAGCTGCTTTGCTGGTCAGCTGCACCTTCTGAATCGTTTCGGCCTTAATCGCAATTTCGGATGCTTCGGTCGCATCACCCGCAATGAGTGAAATCGTATAGTCGCCATTAGGCAAATCGACGTTAAAGACCCCATTATTCGGTGTAACAAAATCCGAACGCAGCGGATCAGAGGTTCCACGGTTGCCAGAGCCGACATTGGAAATGTCAGTAAAGCCGTATTTGAGCGCAGATGTATAGGCGGTCTCGGCTGTTACACGGACATAGCCGTCAGCAAGCTCGCCCGATCCAAAATCGAAGCGAATGGTATCGCCTTCCGGCAGTGTAGCAGGCGGCACATAGACAGCGCTCTCCACAACCGTGGAAGCTTCCGATTCCCCGCGCACGTTAATAGCTTTCACAGTGTAATAATGCGCCGCAGACGTGTCGACGCCCGCATCCGTATAGGCAGGCACCGTCGTTTGGCCAATTTCTACAAACGGCCCTGCTGCCGCATCGGCACGCAGCACCTTGTAGCCCTCCGCTCCCTCGACAACCGTCCAGCCCAGCACAACCGCCGAAGCCTGCACGGCGCTGATGCTGACTTGGCTCGGCGCGGCTGGAGCCGTAAGCGCCGGTATGGTTACCGCCGCGGTAGGGGCGCTTAAGGCCGACTCCAGCCCAGCCGCACTGACGGCAGCGACGAAGTAGCTATAGCTGCTCCCTTCTGCAACAGCCGTATCCACATAGGAGGCAGCTGCCGTTTCACCCGCAAGGACAGGAGCGGCAGCGCCCTCCGAGCGATATAGCTTGTAACGGGCCGCATTGGTTACCGAGTTCCACGCGAGTGTCACATCCTGCGGCGTCACGCGTGTCACGGCAAGCCCGCTCGGCGCCTCAGGAGCAGCTGCGACTACCTGTTCAATGACGATGCCGTTCAAATAAGCGTAGCCCGTAGTCGCCGAAATATCGACCGTCAGCTGCCCGTCATTTACCGTGGTCCGGTACGTGCCATGAACGACCGCCTGGCGTGTAGAAAGCGTTCCGGCAGCGACTCCCTCCAAAGCAATATTCGTTTTAGTCGAGCTTGTGCCCGTCAGCAAATCGCCCGAATACACGGTGACATCATATTCGCCATTAGGCAAATCCACATAAAAGGAAAATGAGGTTCCGAGGACAAAATCATTCGTCAGCTCATCTCCGCCGGAGCGGTTCCGGGAAGCCAACGCGACGCTCAGCCCATAACCAGCCGCAGCCGTATACAGCTGCGATTCGCTTACGCCGATAAAGCCTTCCTTGACAGGACTTGAGGCTGTGCCAAAGTCAAATTTCTTCACAAGCTGTTCTACTGTGTTTGCGTAGGCTGTCTGCGATCCAAGCGGCAGCCCCTGCAAAATAGTGGTCCATAAAACCGCTGCGGCAAGCAGCAGAAACATTAGCCTTTTTTTACTTCTTAACATATAAAAGGATTCCCCCCATTTTCTCAATTGAAATGTTTATTCATTGCAACAAGGTTCGGCTTGCGGGTAAACTGCGTATCCGTTTTTTAGCCTCAATATTAAGTAAGCGTTTACAAAATACCGCATCCTGCTGTACGATCCTAAGCTGTCTGTTCGTTATGAGGCCTTCATCCCTCCCTGCTTCTATGTTTAATGGTTATAGCAATTAGTTGAATACGCTTTCAACTTGATACTAACGTTGTTTTTTGTGAAATAATAGCAAAAAAACCGTCTTTTTTGATTAAAAATCCGGTTTTCATAGCAAAGCTGCCGCCGTAGCAGCAGCCACTAAGTATGTTGGAGCTTTTTATTATTGCCTATGCCGCTAAATGAGGCCCAATTGGATTCTGCTGCTTTCCTTCAGCTATAGGCTGGGTAAACAATGCCAATATCCAGCTCTTTTTCTAAACGCCCCTCTGTATAATGAAGCTGTTCATTCCCTTTAATCTCCAAAGCGAGCTCCGCTCCATCGTAGTGGACAACTCCTTTAATCGTCCTAACGCTCATGCCGATCAAGCGGCTCAGCCTGCCTGCCCGATCCGTAACGGCGCGAATGCCGAACGGGAAACGCATATGCTCCTTCCCATCTAAATAAATGACAGACTCCTCCCGAGTATTGAGCAGCTCAAACGCCAAGCCATCCACGGTTCTGCTGTAGGCTGTGCTTCCGCCTGCCGGCTCATCGCCATGATCCATCGCATAAGGCAGCAGCCCCGTAAACCACAGTGTTCCATCTGGCGCAGGCAAAATGCCACACAATCGCTCTACATAATCCAGCACGCTCAGTATCGCTGGCGAATACGTTTCCGTATAGCCCTCCACCCCCGTCCATGGGCTAAGCGCTTGTGAAAACCGCGTCATATTAGCCATTGCCGACACAAGCGGATACATAACCCAAGTGAGCTCTACATAACGCTGATGCTTCTCGAACGCATGGGCAGCGCGAATGATGCTAAGAAAGTTAGTCGATCCTCCCCAGCTGTTATAGCTGGAAAACGGATCAAAACGCGGATCATCCATTGCCATCGACGTAAACGGAAATTTAGCAAAAAACTTGCTCGTATTAAGCAAATAGCGCCTTAGCATCGTATCAAAAAAACGGCGGTCGCCCACCTCGCAGGCCATAACCCGCAGCAGCACGTCCGACTGCACCTTTACCAGCTCATTCTGGCGGTCGCGGTCATAGAAGAAATGATCCGCTTCGTCAAAACAATAGTCGAACAGGCTTGCAAGCGAGGCCTCCGCCTTCCGCTTCCATTGCTCGGAGGGCAGTCCCAACTCCTCCGCTATTAACGCCAAATACTGCCGCTGGCAGTATACATTAGCTGTTAGGTCAGGAGCCAAAAATGGCAAAATCGGAGAATCCGGCTGACAATGCGCCGCATCCCCCAAATGCGGCGTATCTGGCACATGCCAGAAGCGGGGCGACAAATCATGGCCTGTATCGAATGTGCTGAACGCTTCTACACAGCCCGTCCCTCTCGTATCGCGGTGAGCCGCCAGCCAGTCGTCATAACGAGACATAGCGTCATACATCGTTTGTAAAAAAGCCTTGTCCCGGCCATGCAGCGCATAATGGTTCCAGATGCTGCGGGCGAGCGGCGTCACCAGTTGTATTTGCCGGTATGACGGCCCATTCTCCGTTATTTTGTACGGAAATAAGCCATCCTCCCGCTGAAACGCGGCAAAGGAGAGATATGTTGTCTCCGATACAGATGGAATAAACCGGGACAGCAGCTCTGCGTTAATCGTCCCTGTACTCTCCAGCCAGCAGCCTAAGTAGACGCCGCCCTCATGCAAAATCGGCTCCGGATTGCCGCCCGTCGGCACGATGCAGTCCAGCAAGCGGCGCATAGCCTCCTCATGTACGCTTTCCAGCCGTCCTTCGGCTGCAGCAAATTTCACTCCGCCAGCTTCCCACTCGCTTATTAACGATTGGTCGGAGGTTTTGCTCCCCTGCCCCCATATATGCTTTGCAGACTTGCTCCTAAGCCGTTCCAGCAGTTTTTCTTCCATAAATGCCGCCCCGCTTTCTACTAAAATGAACGATTCCAATTGGCACCTTCTAGGTTACAATGCGCGAGCACACTCGCATGCCGACCTTAGCCCCTTCTCCGCCCTTATCGGCTCTGACAACAGCAGGCTGCCTGACGGCAGCCCGAATGAACCTATTGATATTCCAATTAGCAGGCTAGCATGGCCTTATTGCTTATTGGTTTTTCGCAAAAATTTGCAGCGTGCCGTTGTAAAAATCGGCAACTGCCTGCTCTACCTTTTTACGGCCAAAACCGATTTCCTGAACCGTCGTCTCCGCCAGCTTGGAAAACTCTGCGAAGCCCGGAGGATTGTAGCTGACTGCGAAAGGCTCGGTTTTTGTCGCTTCCGAAACGCGGCTCGTATAATCATAAACGATGCGGTCTGCGTCGCTCGCTTCAGCCTGCAGCGCCTCTCGATTTTTGGACGTAACGGGAACGCCGCGGTCATTGCCGAGCACCTTCGCTGCCTCTGCATCATTAATGAAGAAGTTGATCAGCATTGCGACTTCCTTCGGATGCTCCGTTTTCGCATAGCCCGACAGCCCTTGGCTCGACTCGAATACGACACCCGTTCCCTTCTCGCCTCTAGGCAGCTGCACCATCGTGAGCGTATCCTCCGTCAGCCCTTGATACGCTGCAAACTGGTTGGATGGAATAAGGCTCATCGCAACCTTGCCCGTGATGATCAACGATTTGCTAGGATCGCTCGGCGGATTCGATACGGCAAGCTCCGGCGTCACGACGCCGCCTCCCGCCGTTGTCGCTTCCCAGTATTTAAACCAGCTCAGCGCCTGCTCTTCTGTAAAGCCTGGCTTGCCTTCTGCCATGTTGTAAAGCTGCGCGCCATTTTGCTTAAGCGCAATATCCATGCCATCTACCGTAAAATTATAGGTGCCATATACGCCGTCACCCAGCTTTTCAGAAAGCTCCTTGCTAATGGCGGCGTAGTCGTCCCAGCTCCAGCCATCCTGAGGCACCGCAATGCCCGCTTTCTCGAACAGCTTCGTATTAATCAGGATGCCTCTCGCATTCGCGCCAGCAGATATATGCAGCAGCTTGCCGCCCAGCGTTCCATACTCCACCATCGATTCATCCATATCCGTCAAATCCAGCTCTTTGCCTACATACGGGTCAAGCTCCAGCAAAACCCCTTTATTGGCATAATCGACAACGTTGCCGCCAAGGAAAAAAACGTCCGCCGGCGTACCCGATGCGAGCTGGGTATTCAGCTTGTCAAAATAACCGGATGAAGGCGCGAACTCGCCCTGCACCTTAATGCTTGGATTTTTTTTCTGGAATAGTTCCAGCACCTGATTTGTACGGTCAGCCCGCCCTTGGTCTCCCCACCACATAATGCGCAGCTCTACCTGTTCCTGCCCTCCAGCGCCGCTGCCAGCACCCTCCCCATCTGTCTTGCCCTCTCCACTAGTGCCAGATGCTGCTCCTCCTGCTCCCGTACCACCCGAGCATGCCGTCATAAGGACCATTAATGCTGCCAGCATTGAAAATAGAATACGCCGCTTCATGCCAATCTCCCCCATTTTCGATAATATCGTTCGAGTAAAACGCTTACAACGCCATCTTACTGTAAACCTTAGCCGTAGCGCCTTTCATTATTTCGGCAGTTCATTTGCAATTTTTTCGGATCGCGTTATCGCCATATCGTTAACAGGCCGATTGCTAGCCATGAGGCCGCTACTTCAAGCCCGTCGTTGCAATACCCTCCAGAAAATAACGCTGGAACGTCAGGAAAACCGCAGTTATGGGAAGCAGCGACAGCGCAGACATCGCGAGCAGCGCACCCCAATCCGAGGAGCCCGATGGGTCGAACAGCGCCCGAATGCCCAGCTGCACCGTGAACAGCCGAATATCGCTCAAATAAATCATTTGGCTGAAAAAATCATCCCATGTCCATATAAACGTAAAGATGGCCGTCGTAATCAGAGCCGGGACGAGCAGCGGAAGAATAATACGGAAATAAATTTGTTTTTGGCTGCATCCGTCAATCGTCGCGCTTTCGTCAAGCTCGCGCGGAATGCCCCGGATAAACTGGACCATGAGCAAAATAAAAAACGAATCCGTCGCCAGCCATTTTGGCAGCACCAGCGGGTAATACGTATTAATCCAATGCAGCTCGTTAAAAATGACATATTGCGGCACCAGTGTCACATGATAAGGCAGCATAATCGTAACCAGCATCAGCGAAAACCATAGCTTGCTGAACTTAAAGGTTAATCTGGCAAAAGCAAAAGCGGCAAGCGAGCAGGTAATCGCATTTCCAAGCACGCTCGTGAGCGATATTGCAAAAGAGTTGGCGAAAAAACGGCTGAAGCTGATGCCTTGGAAGCCGCGCCAGCCATTCACGTAATTTTCCAGCGTAAACGAGCTTGGCCAGATGCCCGGATCGGAAAAGATCAGCTGGTTCGGCTTGAAGGAGCTGCTGATCAGCCATAGAACGGGGTAGATCATCAGCAGACCCATGACGATGATCGGCACATGCCTTAGTACTTGCCCATATTTCATGCGGTTTGTCATCCTTTGCCCTTACCTCCCGTCCTTGTTGTCTCCATAAAACACCCAGTATTTCGAGGTCACGAATATAATCGCCGTCAACGCTCCAATAATGAGCAGCATAATCCAGGCGAGCGCCGAGGCGTAGCCCATATCGAAGAAGGAGAAGCCCTTCAAATACAAATACAGCGTATAAAACATCGTCGCATCAAGCGGGCCGCCGCGGCCGTCACCGATGACGAAAGCCGGCGTAAACGCCTGAAATGAATGAATGACGCTCATAATGAGGTTGAAAAAAATAACCGGCGTCAAAATCGGCAGCGTAATGCTGACGAACTGATTCCACTTCCTCGCCCCGTCCACCTGGGACGCTTCGTAAAGATCGGCGGGAATTTGCTTGAGCCCCGCTAGAAAAATGACCATCGCCGAGCCAAACTGCCATACTGACAGCGTAACAATCGTATATACAATGTAATCTGGATGGGCAATCCATGACGGGCCTTTGATGCCGAGCCAAGCGAGCGCCTCGTTCACAGCACCAGTACCGTCGAATATTTGCCGCCATACGATAGCAATGGCAACGCTGCCGCCAAGCAAGGACG from the Paenibacillus sp. BIHB 4019 genome contains:
- a CDS encoding amidohydrolase family protein; the encoded protein is MMNVVQSSSAEKITAITNVRIFDGEKVIESRSIVIKGETIFAVGGDIPANATIIDAEDATLLPGLIDAHVHTSIGGLRDALNFGVTTEIEMNGDFTERGRAIQLKNTDDIADVRSAGTAVTAPGGHPDELLPDGDEIPDFVLKELEKLSKDDREAMLAAYAHDHEEVPQVTTVEEAIKHVHTQVENGADYVKIMIEEGTVMGAPGLPVLSDEILKAAVEEAHKFDKIVIAHVLTANSSQTAIDLGVDGLGHLFIDRPDYTPELVQSIVDSGAFVTPCLVLNSSILGNPASQLANDPRVHSKLSPEWIDILNSSFNTFPQGNIENSFKNVMDLHRAGVDILVGTDVAPVPVPNLGGLAHGASVHHELQLLVTAGFTPTEALQSATSKPARRFGLYDRGRIAEGARADLVLVNGDPTTNISDTLSIKAIWFKGVQKQN
- a CDS encoding MarR family transcriptional regulator, with the translated sequence MKPHKNTPYLDLFQVIGLKLKKKADESIKELGLNAQQGKIIGYIYENQETELIQRDLADRFHLRGASITAMLQGLEQRGFIERKIPVNNERQKNIYVLPKAVELIEDFNESFQKVEDEIVQVLSEDEKQILKELLIKINERL